In Comamonas sp. lk, the following proteins share a genomic window:
- the rmuC gene encoding DNA recombination protein RmuC, which produces MLQGLQALDLRLQQLERSSQSTQMAVAKSDGALDRVSSHLQTHLAQAQQDAQAGRREQGAALAAFRDEVAQLAARLGSDSQQARTALAHSSSEQSAHIQQRFEALAQTTRGTLDSLKGDILQQLTHISTQMGATLKDQLTANGEQLRHQFTVLQDAVTQQLGGLAQGQQTTAEQLRGTLNERLATIQSDNAAKLEEMRRTVDEKLHATLELRLGESFKLVSDRLEQVHKGLGEMQTLAGSVGDLKRVMTNVKSRGTWGELQLGSIIDNVLTPEQYARNVKTVPGSDELVEFAIRLPGRGDEQPVWLPIDAKYPVEHYQRLQDAQDSADRVAMVAAGNAFETSIRAEAKKIAAKYLAPPHTTDFAVMYLPTEGLFAEVLRRPGLVEALQNQHRTVVTGPANLAAMLSSLQMGFKTLAIEKRSSEVWGVLGQVKTEFGKFGEVVEAARKSIDAAARKFDQVGVRTRAIQKHLREVQELPAPEADGLPLFPAAKADVAEDEE; this is translated from the coding sequence ATGCTGCAAGGCCTGCAGGCGCTGGATTTGCGCCTGCAGCAGCTGGAGCGCAGCAGCCAGAGCACACAGATGGCGGTGGCCAAAAGCGACGGGGCGCTGGATCGCGTCAGCAGCCATTTGCAAACCCATCTGGCCCAGGCCCAGCAAGACGCCCAGGCCGGGCGCCGGGAGCAGGGCGCGGCACTGGCCGCCTTCAGGGATGAGGTCGCGCAACTGGCCGCACGTCTGGGCTCGGACAGCCAGCAGGCGCGCACGGCCTTGGCGCACAGCAGCAGCGAGCAGTCAGCGCATATCCAGCAGCGTTTTGAGGCGCTGGCACAAACCACGCGCGGCACGCTAGATTCGCTCAAGGGCGATATCCTGCAGCAGCTCACCCATATCAGCACGCAGATGGGGGCCACGCTCAAGGATCAGCTCACCGCCAACGGCGAGCAACTGCGCCACCAATTCACGGTGCTGCAGGATGCGGTCACCCAGCAGCTGGGCGGCTTGGCCCAGGGTCAGCAGACCACGGCCGAGCAGTTGCGCGGCACGCTTAATGAGCGGCTGGCCACCATCCAGAGCGATAACGCCGCCAAGCTCGAAGAAATGCGGCGCACGGTGGATGAAAAACTGCATGCCACGCTGGAGCTACGCCTGGGCGAGTCTTTCAAGCTGGTCAGCGACCGGCTGGAGCAGGTGCACAAAGGCCTGGGCGAGATGCAGACGCTGGCCGGCAGCGTAGGCGATCTGAAGCGTGTGATGACCAATGTGAAGTCGCGCGGCACCTGGGGCGAGCTGCAGCTGGGCAGCATCATAGACAACGTGCTCACGCCCGAGCAGTACGCCCGCAATGTGAAAACCGTGCCGGGTAGCGACGAGTTGGTGGAATTTGCCATCCGTCTGCCGGGTCGTGGTGACGAGCAACCCGTGTGGCTGCCTATCGATGCCAAGTATCCGGTGGAGCACTATCAGCGCTTGCAGGATGCACAGGACAGTGCAGACCGCGTGGCCATGGTGGCGGCCGGCAATGCGTTTGAAACCTCGATTCGCGCAGAGGCCAAGAAGATTGCGGCCAAGTACCTGGCGCCGCCGCACACCACGGATTTTGCCGTGATGTATCTGCCCACCGAGGGCTTGTTCGCCGAAGTATTGCGTCGCCCGGGTCTGGTCGAGGCTTTGCAGAACCAACACCGCACCGTGGTCACCGGCCCGGCCAATCTGGCAGCCATGCTCAGCAGCTTGCAAATGGGTTTCAAGACGCTGGCGATCGAAAAGCGCTCCTCCGAAGTCTGGGGCGTGCTCGGTCAGGTCAAGACCGAGTTTGGCAAGTTTGGCGAAGTGGTGGAGGCGGCCCGCAAATCCATTGATGCCGCGGCACGCAAGTTTGATCAGGTCGGTGTGCGCACCCGCGCCATTCAAAAGCATTTGCGCGAGGTGCAAGAGCTGCCGGCGCCCGAGGCAGATGGCTTGCCCCTGTTTCCCGCAGCCAAGGCAGATGTTGCGGAGGACGAGGAATGA
- a CDS encoding MFS transporter gives MNAALLRLILAQICIHACMTGMRMATPLLALNEGYSAAAVGMLLALFALTQVFLSLPAGRYADRHGLKKPLLLSVCAAALGAGLAAAFPIFPVLCLGALLTGGASGAALIALQRHVGRSAHDKQELRKVFSWLAIGPAISNFIGPFVAGLLIDYAGGQEASLTGFRAAFTLLALLPLAAWFWARTVKELPPVEVAAGGPKATAWDLLQNQGFRRLLLLNWALSSCWDVHTFVVPILGHERGLSASVIGTILGAFAIAAALIRLMIPLLSRHLSEWVVVLGAMLSSCVLFMLYPLMQGAWAMGLCSVLLGVVLGSVQPMVMSMIHQITPPERHGEALGLRMMAINGSSVIMPILFGSVGAVVGVAALFWAVGAMVGLSSRLPWLIGREDMPAGEWKQH, from the coding sequence ATGAACGCGGCCTTGCTGCGGCTGATCCTGGCGCAAATCTGCATTCATGCCTGCATGACGGGCATGCGCATGGCCACCCCTTTGCTGGCGCTCAATGAGGGCTATAGCGCGGCGGCCGTGGGCATGCTGCTGGCGCTGTTTGCGCTGACCCAGGTCTTCCTCTCCCTGCCCGCGGGACGCTATGCGGACCGGCATGGCTTGAAAAAGCCGCTGCTGCTGAGCGTCTGTGCTGCGGCACTGGGCGCCGGGCTGGCGGCGGCGTTTCCCATCTTTCCCGTGCTGTGCCTGGGCGCCTTGCTGACCGGAGGTGCATCCGGTGCGGCGCTGATTGCCTTGCAGCGGCATGTGGGCCGTTCTGCCCATGACAAGCAGGAGCTGCGCAAGGTCTTCAGCTGGCTGGCCATAGGTCCGGCCATCTCCAATTTCATAGGTCCGTTTGTCGCCGGCTTGCTGATTGACTATGCGGGTGGGCAGGAGGCCAGCCTGACCGGCTTCAGGGCCGCCTTCACGCTGCTGGCCTTGCTGCCCCTGGCGGCCTGGTTCTGGGCGCGCACCGTCAAGGAGTTGCCGCCGGTCGAGGTGGCTGCAGGCGGGCCCAAGGCCACGGCCTGGGATTTGCTGCAAAACCAGGGCTTCAGGCGCTTGCTGCTGCTGAACTGGGCGCTGTCATCGTGCTGGGATGTACATACCTTTGTGGTGCCCATCCTGGGGCATGAGCGAGGGCTGTCCGCATCGGTGATCGGCACCATCTTGGGCGCGTTTGCGATTGCAGCCGCGCTGATCCGTTTGATGATACCGCTGCTGAGCCGGCACCTGAGCGAGTGGGTGGTGGTGCTGGGCGCCATGCTGTCGTCTTGCGTGCTGTTCATGCTTTATCCGCTGATGCAGGGCGCCTGGGCCATGGGCTTGTGCTCGGTGTTGCTGGGCGTGGTGCTGGGCTCGGTTCAGCCCATGGTGATGAGCATGATTCACCAGATCACTCCGCCGGAGCGCCATGGCGAGGCCCTGGGCTTGCGCATGATGGCGATCAACGGATCCAGCGTGATCATGCCGATACTGTTTGGCTCGGTGGGGGCGGTGGTCGGGGTGGCGGCCCTGTTCTGGGCCGTGGGAGCCATGGTCGGTCTGTCGTCCAGGCTGCCCTGGCTGATTGGGCGCGAAGACATGCCTGCAGGAGAGTGGAAGCAGCACTAG
- the lapB gene encoding lipopolysaccharide assembly protein LapB, whose amino-acid sequence MEFNLTWILLGFPVAFVLGWLASRWDLRQVRADNRQAPKAYFKGLNFLLNEQQDKAIDAFIEAVQNDPDTSELHFALGNLFRRRGEYNRAVRVHEHLLSRADLSRSDRDRAQHAIAQDFLKAGLLDRAEDALHRLEGTAYEAEARLALLAIYERSRDWSQAASIARKMQAANQGDFSARLAHYLCEDANAQVARGQLDPALQQLQQAVQTAPQAPRPRLEMAQLQHRQGQSAAALKTLQELAAQSPASLPLAASLLVEVADATGEIAAVQALLTKHYAQTPSLDLLQAQVTLDKKSGHPDAPGRARLVKHLELEKSLVAAAQWLEGETLTEEQYHGAVQKALDHAAKPLTRYRCAACGFEARTHFWHCPGCQSWDSYPARRVEEL is encoded by the coding sequence ATGGAATTTAATCTGACTTGGATCTTGCTGGGCTTTCCAGTGGCCTTTGTGCTGGGCTGGCTGGCCTCCCGCTGGGATTTGCGCCAGGTGCGTGCCGATAACCGGCAAGCCCCCAAAGCCTATTTCAAAGGCCTGAACTTTCTGCTCAACGAGCAGCAGGACAAGGCCATTGATGCTTTTATCGAGGCCGTGCAGAACGACCCCGACACTTCGGAGCTGCACTTTGCCCTGGGCAATCTGTTTCGCCGCCGCGGCGAGTACAACCGTGCCGTGCGCGTGCACGAGCACCTGCTCAGCCGTGCCGATCTCTCGCGCAGCGACCGCGACCGCGCCCAGCACGCCATTGCCCAGGATTTTCTGAAAGCCGGCCTGCTCGATCGTGCAGAAGACGCCTTGCACCGCCTGGAAGGCACGGCCTATGAGGCCGAAGCCCGCCTGGCCTTGCTGGCCATTTACGAGCGCTCCCGCGACTGGAGCCAGGCCGCCAGCATTGCCCGCAAGATGCAGGCCGCCAACCAGGGCGACTTCAGCGCCCGCCTGGCCCACTATCTTTGCGAAGACGCGAATGCACAAGTGGCCCGCGGCCAGCTGGACCCGGCCTTGCAGCAATTGCAGCAAGCGGTGCAGACAGCCCCCCAGGCACCGCGCCCGCGCCTGGAAATGGCCCAGCTGCAGCACCGCCAAGGCCAGTCGGCTGCCGCCTTGAAGACGCTGCAGGAACTGGCAGCGCAAAGTCCGGCCTCGCTGCCGCTGGCCGCCAGCCTGCTGGTGGAAGTGGCAGATGCCACGGGCGAAATCGCCGCCGTGCAAGCTCTGCTGACCAAGCACTATGCGCAGACCCCTTCGCTGGATCTGCTGCAAGCCCAGGTGACGCTGGACAAGAAGTCCGGCCACCCTGACGCCCCGGGCCGCGCACGCCTGGTCAAGCATCTGGAGCTTGAAAAATCTCTGGTAGCCGCGGCCCAATGGCTGGAAGGCGAAACATTGACCGAGGAGCAATACCACGGCGCGGTGCAAAAAGCGCTGGATCATGCGGCCAAGCCGCTGACCCGCTACCGCTGCGCCGCCTGCGGCTTTGAGGCTCGCACCCACTTCTGGCACTGCCCCGGCTGTCAGAGCTGGGACAGCTATCCGGCCCGCAGAGTCGAGGAGCTGTAA
- a CDS encoding LapA family protein has translation MKYLLWLLKAAIFFTLFAFALNNQQDATVHFFFGTSWTAPLVLVVLAAFAMGLIVGVLGMVPRWWKHRAAARDAQAAAQTPNTAPQSGDTAPAAPASSPATTTPVIVPSDVHGI, from the coding sequence ATGAAATACCTTCTGTGGCTGCTCAAGGCAGCCATTTTTTTCACGCTGTTCGCGTTTGCGCTCAACAACCAGCAAGACGCCACGGTGCATTTTTTCTTCGGCACGAGCTGGACAGCACCCCTGGTACTGGTAGTGCTGGCCGCCTTTGCCATGGGCTTGATTGTGGGCGTGCTGGGCATGGTGCCCCGCTGGTGGAAGCACCGCGCCGCGGCCCGTGACGCACAGGCCGCAGCCCAGACGCCCAACACAGCCCCCCAATCCGGTGACACCGCACCTGCAGCGCCTGCCAGCAGCCCCGCGACCACCACTCCCGTAATCGTGCCGAGCGACGTGCATGGAATTTAA
- a CDS encoding integration host factor subunit beta, with protein sequence MTRSDLVEELAARFGQLNQRDAEQAVKTILDAVSDALVRGHRIEIRGFGSFAINHRPPRIGRNPRSGESVQVPSKRVPHFKPGKALREAVDLKPEALTQDSALTAAQA encoded by the coding sequence ATGACCCGATCTGATCTCGTCGAAGAACTTGCCGCCCGTTTCGGCCAACTCAACCAACGCGATGCCGAGCAGGCCGTCAAGACCATTCTGGATGCCGTGAGTGACGCCCTGGTGCGCGGTCACCGCATTGAAATTCGTGGCTTTGGCAGTTTTGCCATCAACCACCGCCCTCCCCGCATCGGTCGCAACCCTCGCAGCGGCGAATCCGTGCAGGTGCCCTCCAAGCGAGTGCCCCACTTCAAGCCAGGCAAGGCCTTGCGCGAAGCCGTGGATCTCAAGCCCGAAGCGCTGACGCAAGACAGTGCCCTGACGGCCGCCCAGGCCTGA
- the rpsA gene encoding 30S ribosomal protein S1 → MSESFAALFEESLTRTEMRPGEVITAEVVRVEHNFVVVNAGLKSEAYVPLEEFKNDQGELEVQVGDFVSVAIGSIENGYGDTILSRDTAKRLASWLSLEKALESGEFVTGTTSGKVKGGLTVLVNGIRAFLPGSLIDTRPIKDLTPYENKTMEFKVIKLDRKRNNVVLSRRAVVEASMGEERAKLMETLKEGAIVNGVVKNITEYGAFVDLGGIDGLLHITDMAWRRVRHPSEVVTAGQEIMAKILKFDTEKNRVSLGLKQMGDDPWMGVSRRYPSATRLFGKVTNIADYGAFVELEPGIEGLVHVSEMDWTNKNIAPTKLVSLGDEVEVMVLEIDEDKRRISLGMKQCKANPWQEFAQNTKRGDRVKGPIKSITDFGVFVGLAAGIDGLVHLSDLSWNETGEAAVRNYKKGQEVEAIVLAVDVERERISLGIKQLDSDPFTTFTTVNDKGQIVTGKVKTVDAKGAEIDLGEDIIGYLRASEISIDRVEDARSVLKEGDEVTAVVVNVDRKTRNIQLSIKQKDHAEQQTAMASLSAQSSKENAGTTSLGALLRAKLDNSDK, encoded by the coding sequence ATGTCTGAATCTTTTGCCGCCCTTTTTGAAGAGTCGTTGACACGCACCGAAATGCGTCCTGGTGAAGTTATCACCGCTGAAGTCGTGCGCGTTGAGCACAACTTCGTGGTGGTGAACGCCGGTCTGAAGTCCGAAGCCTACGTGCCTTTGGAAGAGTTCAAGAACGACCAGGGCGAACTCGAAGTCCAAGTGGGTGACTTCGTTTCCGTGGCCATCGGCTCCATCGAAAACGGCTACGGCGACACCATCCTGTCGCGCGACACCGCCAAGCGTCTGGCTTCCTGGCTGTCGCTGGAAAAGGCTCTGGAGTCTGGCGAATTCGTGACCGGCACCACTTCCGGCAAGGTCAAGGGCGGCCTGACCGTTCTGGTCAACGGCATCCGCGCATTCCTGCCCGGTTCGCTGATCGATACACGTCCGATCAAGGATCTGACGCCGTACGAAAACAAGACCATGGAATTCAAGGTCATCAAGCTGGATCGCAAGCGCAACAACGTGGTGCTGTCGCGCCGCGCTGTGGTGGAAGCATCCATGGGCGAAGAACGCGCCAAGCTGATGGAAACCCTGAAGGAAGGCGCTATCGTCAATGGCGTGGTCAAGAACATCACCGAATACGGTGCGTTCGTTGATCTGGGCGGCATCGACGGTCTGCTGCACATCACCGACATGGCATGGCGTCGCGTGCGTCACCCATCCGAAGTGGTGACAGCTGGCCAAGAAATCATGGCCAAGATCCTGAAATTCGACACCGAAAAGAACCGCGTGTCCCTGGGCCTGAAGCAAATGGGCGACGATCCTTGGATGGGCGTTTCGCGCCGTTATCCTTCGGCTACCCGTCTGTTCGGCAAGGTCACCAACATCGCCGACTACGGCGCGTTTGTGGAACTGGAACCAGGTATCGAAGGCCTGGTGCACGTTTCCGAAATGGACTGGACCAACAAGAACATCGCTCCCACCAAGCTCGTGTCGCTGGGTGACGAAGTCGAAGTCATGGTTCTGGAAATCGACGAAGACAAGCGCCGCATCTCCCTGGGCATGAAGCAATGCAAGGCTAACCCCTGGCAAGAATTCGCTCAGAACACCAAGCGCGGCGACCGCGTGAAGGGCCCCATCAAGTCCATCACCGACTTCGGCGTGTTCGTGGGTCTGGCTGCCGGTATCGACGGCCTGGTGCACCTGTCTGACCTGTCTTGGAACGAAACCGGCGAAGCCGCCGTGCGTAACTACAAGAAGGGCCAAGAAGTCGAAGCCATCGTGTTGGCCGTGGACGTTGAGCGCGAGCGCATCTCCCTGGGCATCAAGCAGCTGGACAGCGATCCCTTCACCACGTTCACCACCGTGAACGACAAGGGCCAGATCGTGACCGGCAAGGTCAAGACCGTGGATGCCAAGGGCGCTGAAATCGACCTGGGCGAAGACATCATCGGCTACCTGCGCGCTTCGGAAATCTCCATCGACCGCGTGGAAGATGCTCGTTCCGTGCTGAAGGAAGGCGACGAAGTGACCGCCGTGGTGGTGAACGTGGATCGCAAGACCCGCAACATCCAGCTGTCCATCAAGCAAAAGGATCACGCTGAACAGCAGACAGCCATGGCTTCTCTGTCGGCTCAATCCTCCAAGGAAAACGCCGGCACGACCAGCCTGGGCGCACTGCTGCGCGCCAAGCTGGACAACTCCGACAAGTAA
- a CDS encoding bifunctional 3-phosphoshikimate 1-carboxyvinyltransferase/cytidylate kinase, with protein MFTTEFLDLPPLDSAQGSVTLPGSKSISNRVLLLAALSHGTTTIHDLLDSDDTQVMLAALKQLGCRITPETVSPGQPIAVTGIGGQLPAELAATLFLGNAGTAMRPLTAALAVLGGHFEMTGVPRMYERPIGDLVDALRQLGCNIDYLRDPGFPPLMIGQPDFSRWSDAPIQVRGDVSSQFLTSLLMALPLQATDKAITIEVVGELISKPYIHITLKLLARFGIAVENDSWQRFVIPAGSRYQSPGDIHVEADASSASYFIALGAIATGTTDDADADNATQRKSIRILGVGQDSIQGDIRFVEAARAMGAQVESGPNWLEVSRGSWPLKAIDLDCNHIPDAAMTLGLMALYADGTTSLRNIASWRVKETDRIAAMAIELRKLGATVEEGADYIRITPPAKASDWRAASIHTYDDHRVAMCFSLAAFNPAKLPVRIEDPKCVGKTFPDYFEALFSVCQTETQRIPVICIDGPTASGKGTIAAEVAKALGYQLLDSGALYRITGLAASRAGLALDDSNEETIAEMALDLPVRFDAQQRVWLGEEDISAAIRSEEAGMNASRVSALPAVRTALVDLQLSFQTLPGLVADGRDMGTVIFPHAPLKVYLWASAQCRAERRHKQLISKGISANIATLLADLEARDARDMNRATAPLKPAEDSLQLDSSEMTIEDVVAQVLSWWQERQPFGRA; from the coding sequence ATGTTCACCACTGAATTCCTAGACCTGCCCCCACTGGACTCTGCCCAGGGCAGCGTCACCCTGCCCGGCTCCAAAAGCATCTCCAACCGCGTGCTGCTGCTGGCAGCGCTCAGCCACGGCACGACCACCATCCACGATCTGCTGGATTCGGACGACACCCAGGTCATGCTGGCAGCCTTGAAACAGCTGGGCTGCCGCATCACGCCTGAAACCGTCAGCCCCGGCCAGCCCATAGCCGTCACCGGCATTGGCGGCCAGTTGCCTGCCGAGCTGGCGGCCACGCTGTTCCTGGGCAATGCCGGCACGGCCATGCGCCCGCTGACGGCGGCTCTGGCCGTGCTGGGCGGCCATTTCGAGATGACCGGCGTGCCCCGCATGTACGAGCGCCCCATAGGCGATCTGGTGGATGCGCTGCGCCAGCTGGGCTGCAACATTGACTATTTGCGCGATCCAGGCTTTCCGCCGCTGATGATCGGCCAGCCCGATTTCAGCCGCTGGAGCGATGCGCCGATTCAGGTGCGCGGCGATGTCTCCAGCCAGTTCCTGACCTCGCTGCTGATGGCGCTGCCGCTGCAGGCCACGGACAAGGCCATCACCATCGAGGTGGTGGGCGAGCTGATCTCCAAGCCCTATATTCACATCACGCTGAAGCTGCTGGCGCGCTTTGGCATTGCCGTGGAAAACGACAGCTGGCAGCGCTTTGTGATTCCTGCCGGCAGCCGCTACCAGTCGCCCGGCGACATCCATGTGGAAGCCGATGCTTCATCCGCTAGCTACTTCATAGCACTTGGCGCAATTGCCACCGGCACGACCGATGATGCGGATGCAGACAACGCGACGCAGCGCAAGAGCATCCGCATTCTGGGTGTAGGCCAGGACTCGATTCAAGGCGATATCCGCTTCGTCGAGGCCGCCCGCGCCATGGGCGCCCAGGTGGAAAGCGGCCCCAACTGGCTGGAGGTTTCGCGCGGCAGCTGGCCGCTCAAGGCCATCGACCTCGACTGCAACCACATCCCCGATGCGGCCATGACGCTGGGCCTGATGGCCTTGTACGCCGACGGCACGACCAGCCTGCGCAATATCGCCAGCTGGCGCGTCAAGGAAACCGATCGCATTGCCGCCATGGCCATAGAGCTGCGCAAGCTGGGCGCCACGGTGGAAGAAGGCGCGGACTACATCCGCATCACACCGCCCGCCAAGGCATCCGACTGGCGCGCTGCCAGCATCCATACCTATGACGACCACCGCGTCGCCATGTGCTTCTCGCTGGCCGCCTTCAACCCCGCCAAGCTGCCGGTGCGCATTGAAGACCCCAAATGCGTGGGCAAGACCTTCCCCGATTATTTCGAGGCCTTGTTCTCCGTCTGCCAGACCGAGACACAGCGCATCCCGGTGATCTGCATCGACGGCCCCACCGCCTCGGGCAAGGGCACGATTGCCGCCGAAGTGGCCAAGGCCCTGGGCTATCAGCTGCTCGATTCCGGCGCTCTGTACCGCATCACCGGCTTAGCCGCCTCGCGCGCCGGCCTGGCGCTGGATGACTCCAACGAAGAGACCATTGCCGAAATGGCCTTGGACCTGCCGGTGCGCTTTGACGCACAGCAACGCGTATGGCTGGGCGAGGAAGACATCAGCGCCGCCATTCGCAGCGAAGAAGCCGGAATGAACGCCTCGCGCGTCTCGGCCCTGCCGGCCGTGCGCACGGCCCTGGTCGATCTGCAACTGTCCTTTCAGACCCTGCCCGGCCTGGTGGCCGACGGCCGCGACATGGGCACGGTCATCTTTCCCCATGCGCCGCTGAAGGTCTATTTATGGGCTTCCGCCCAGTGTCGCGCCGAGCGCCGCCATAAACAATTGATTTCCAAAGGGATTTCAGCTAATATAGCCACCCTTTTGGCAGACCTTGAAGCACGTGATGCCCGCGATATGAATCGCGCCACTGCACCGCTCAAGCCTGCCGAGGATTCTCTGCAACTCGATAGCTCCGAGATGACCATTGAAGATGTGGTTGCCCAGGTGCTCTCGTGGTGGCAGGAACGCCAGCCGTTTGGCCGCGCTTGA
- a CDS encoding prephenate dehydrogenase/arogenate dehydrogenase family protein encodes MAPFEQLGLIGCGLMGGSFALALKKAGLVKRVVGYSKSPSTTERARQMGVIDVEAPSALLAAAGADLVLLAVPVAATEATLKSIKHLVTPQMMIMDVGSTKVDVVQAARSALRDQLGSFVPAHPITGKEVAGVEHADVNLYRGAQVILTPTERTLTAHLSRAQQLWEALGCHVRAMSPEAHDGTLATVSHLPHLLAFAMMQSVLNQPAADEILSLAGPGFRDFTRIAAGEPKLWRDVLLANREQVLSQSRNFRAALDQLESLIAAEDGQGLQDRLTLASDARAHWHLGKRSAKI; translated from the coding sequence ATGGCCCCGTTTGAACAACTGGGCCTGATTGGCTGCGGCCTCATGGGCGGCTCGTTTGCCCTGGCCCTGAAAAAAGCCGGCCTGGTCAAGCGCGTGGTGGGTTACAGCAAATCTCCTTCCACCACCGAGCGCGCCCGCCAGATGGGCGTGATCGATGTGGAAGCGCCTTCTGCCCTGCTGGCCGCTGCCGGCGCCGATCTGGTGCTGCTGGCCGTGCCGGTAGCCGCCACCGAGGCCACGCTCAAGTCCATCAAGCACCTGGTCACACCCCAGATGATGATCATGGATGTGGGTTCCACCAAGGTCGATGTGGTTCAGGCCGCGCGCTCGGCGCTGCGCGACCAGCTGGGCAGCTTTGTGCCCGCCCACCCCATCACCGGCAAGGAAGTGGCGGGCGTGGAGCACGCCGATGTCAACCTCTACCGGGGCGCCCAAGTCATCTTGACGCCTACCGAACGCACGCTGACTGCCCACCTGAGCCGCGCCCAGCAGCTTTGGGAGGCCCTGGGATGCCATGTGCGCGCCATGTCGCCCGAGGCGCATGACGGCACGCTGGCCACCGTCAGCCACCTGCCCCATCTGCTGGCGTTTGCCATGATGCAAAGCGTGCTCAACCAGCCGGCGGCAGACGAAATTCTCTCCCTGGCCGGCCCCGGCTTCCGAGATTTCACCCGCATTGCGGCCGGCGAGCCCAAGCTCTGGCGCGACGTGCTGCTGGCCAATCGCGAGCAGGTGCTGTCACAGTCACGCAACTTCCGCGCCGCCCTGGACCAGCTGGAATCGCTGATCGCCGCCGAAGACGGCCAGGGTCTGCAAGACCGCCTGACGCTGGCCAGCGACGCCCGCGCACACTGGCATCTGGGCAAGCGTTCGGCCAAAATTTAA
- the pheA gene encoding prephenate dehydratase, with product MSTEPQASPELLTLRTQIDSLDRQLLELVNQRAHVAEQVGELKKKEGSAFFRPDRVAQVIEKIKANNPGPLKSAHVAAIWREIMSACLALESPQRVAVLGPAGTFCEEAAIQYFGGAADLMYCSSFEEVFHATAAGSAQYGVVGVENSNEGVVTRSLDMFLHTPCHVVGEVSMLIRHNLMRTSADLDGIEVVAAHPQALAQCQGWLSKHLPHAERRPVESNAEGARLAALHPNWAGIAGERAAQQFGLHIVSHAIQDDAYNRTRFAVICLPHTLNTAPPSGHDCTSLIISVPNHAGAVHDLLVPLKKHGVSMTRFESRPARTGQWEYYFYIDIEGHPAQPNVAAALQDLQSLCAFYKVLGTYPVAK from the coding sequence ATGAGCACAGAACCCCAAGCCAGCCCCGAATTGCTGACGCTTCGCACCCAGATCGATTCGCTGGACCGCCAGCTGCTGGAGCTGGTCAACCAGCGTGCCCACGTGGCCGAGCAAGTGGGTGAACTCAAGAAAAAAGAAGGCTCGGCCTTTTTCCGTCCGGACCGCGTGGCCCAGGTGATCGAGAAGATCAAGGCCAATAACCCCGGCCCGCTCAAGAGCGCCCACGTGGCCGCCATCTGGCGCGAAATCATGTCGGCCTGCCTGGCCCTGGAATCACCCCAGCGCGTGGCCGTGCTCGGCCCGGCCGGCACCTTCTGTGAAGAAGCAGCGATTCAGTACTTCGGCGGCGCCGCCGATCTGATGTACTGCTCCAGCTTCGAAGAAGTCTTTCATGCCACGGCCGCCGGCAGCGCCCAGTACGGCGTGGTGGGCGTGGAAAACTCCAACGAAGGCGTGGTCACGCGCTCGCTGGACATGTTCCTGCACACGCCCTGCCATGTGGTGGGCGAAGTCAGCATGCTGATCCGCCACAACCTGATGCGCACCAGCGCCGATCTGGATGGCATCGAAGTCGTGGCCGCCCACCCCCAGGCGCTGGCCCAATGCCAGGGCTGGCTGTCCAAGCATCTGCCCCATGCCGAGCGCCGCCCGGTGGAGAGCAATGCCGAAGGCGCACGCCTGGCCGCTCTGCACCCCAACTGGGCCGGCATTGCCGGCGAGCGCGCGGCCCAGCAGTTTGGCCTGCACATCGTCAGCCATGCGATTCAGGACGACGCCTACAACCGCACGCGTTTTGCCGTCATCTGCCTGCCGCATACGCTGAACACCGCGCCGCCCAGCGGCCATGACTGCACCAGCCTCATCATCTCCGTGCCCAACCACGCCGGTGCCGTGCACGATCTGCTGGTGCCACTGAAAAAGCACGGCGTCTCCATGACGCGCTTCGAATCGCGTCCGGCCCGCACCGGCCAGTGGGAGTATTACTTCTACATAGACATCGAAGGCCACCCCGCCCAACCCAATGTGGCTGCCGCCCTGCAGGATCTGCAAAGCCTGTGCGCTTTCTACAAGGTGCTGGGCACCTACCCTGTGGCCAAGTAA